From Brassica napus cultivar Da-Ae chromosome A3 unlocalized genomic scaffold, Da-Ae chrA03_Random_15, whole genome shotgun sequence:
TAAGCCAATACAAAACCAGTTGACTTTAAAGGTTTGGTTTTTTTAAACCAACAATCTTGGAAAAAACTCTAGAGAACCCCCATTGATCTAGCCAGAGATGGAATCCATTCTTCTAGAGAAGATAGGATTATTCTCCAACAAGATCTCTAAAGACGATCTGAAACCAGGAGACCACATCTATTCATGGCGTAACGCTTATATCTATTCTCATCACGGTAacccatctccttctctctcttctggGTTTATCAAAGATCCAAACTTTATGTTTGCAATCTCACAGGAATCTACATAGGAGACGGAAAGGTCATTCATTTCACACGTGGAGGCGGTCTTGaaatcggaacgggaacttttTTGGACAAGCTCATCGTCAGCTCTATTACCAATCACGGAGGAGACAACCCTTGTCCTAACTGTGGAGGAAAGCAATCCAACACGCATGGAGTTATCTCTTCTTGTCTCGATTGCTTTCTCTCCGGAGGAGATCTCCTTCGCTTCGAGTACAGTGTCTCTCCGGCTCTGTTCATGTCCAAGCTCCGAGGCGGTACCTGCACGACGGCGGCTTCGGATCCTTCGGAGGAAGTGATCTCTCGTGCGGAGTTTCTTTTGCTGAGAAATGGGTTTGGTGAGTACCATGTGTTCGAGAATAACTGTGAGGATTTTGCGATGTACTGTAAGACGGGTTTGGTGGTGGGGAGAAGCTATGTGCTTGGGAGAAGCGGTCAGGCTAACTCGGTGAGTGCGGCTGCGTGTGTTGCGCGTATGGTTAGTCCTTGGGCTAGTAATGCTATACGTCTGTGTTCGGATGTTGGTATGAGGAGTGATGCTGTTAAAGTGCCTGTGGAGAGCCTCGTTGCTCGGTTTAATCAGGCTGATACATTGGCAAAGGAGAGctgagtttggtttggttctgatTGTGTGCAATGTGTGTATTTGATTGTTGGTTAATGCCAGATTGAATCTGCTTCTAAATTCTTTGAATTGTGTAACTCTATTGTATGATGTGTGAATACAGTTTAATTGAGGTCTTCATTGTTTGTGTTGTGTAAAAACGTAAACGCGTAAAGAAAGAGATGTGGTTGATTCTTTACTCGTTATAACCACGCTTGAGATTGTCTTATTTTTGCGTAATCAAGAAGAACACGGtttctaaattaaatttaagttGATTACTGGTTGGTTAAAGTTTATTATAGTGGCCAAGAACACCACGCCAACTGTTCAATTCACAAGACCATAAGAGTTGGAACTGTAAGCCATGATGACTAGTAGGTTCAGGCATGAGGCATAACAACACCAGC
This genomic window contains:
- the LOC125594121 gene encoding protein LEAD-SENSITIVE 1-like, whose product is MESILLEKIGLFSNKISKDDLKPGDHIYSWRNAYIYSHHGIYIGDGKVIHFTRGGGLEIGTGTFLDKLIVSSITNHGGDNPCPNCGGKQSNTHGVISSCLDCFLSGGDLLRFEYSVSPALFMSKLRGGTCTTAASDPSEEVISRAEFLLLRNGFGEYHVFENNCEDFAMYCKTGLVVGRSYVLGRSGQANSVSAAACVARMVSPWASNAIRLCSDVGMRSDAVKVPVESLVARFNQADTLAKES